Proteins co-encoded in one Bos taurus isolate L1 Dominette 01449 registration number 42190680 breed Hereford chromosome X, ARS-UCD2.0, whole genome shotgun sequence genomic window:
- the GDI1 gene encoding rab GDP dissociation inhibitor alpha, with protein MDEEYDVIVLGTGLTECILSGIMSVNGKKVLHMDRNPYYGGESSSITPLEELYKRFQLLEGPPETMGRGRDWNVDLIPKFLMANGQLVKMLLYTEVTRYLDFKVVEGSFVYKGGKIYKVPSTETEALASNLMGMFEKRRFRKFLVFVANFDENDPKTFEGVDPQNTSMRDVYRKFDLGQDVIDFTGHALALYRTDDYLDQPCLETINRIKLYSESLARYGKSPYLYPLYGLGELPQGFARLSAIYGGTYMLNKPVDDIIMENGKVVGVKSEGEVARCKQLICDPSYVPDRVRKAGQVIRIICILSHPIKNTNDANSCQIIIPQNQVNRKSDIYVCMISYAHNVAAQGKYIAIASTTVETTDPEKEVEPALELLEPIDQKFVAISDLYEPIDDGSESQVFCSCSYDATTHFETTCNDIKDIYKRMAGSAFDFENMKRKQNDVFGEADQ; from the exons ATGGACGAGGAATACGACGTGATTGTGCTGGGGACCGGACTCACC GAATGTATCCTGTCGGGTATCATGTCTGTGAACGGGAAGAAGGTGCTGCACATGGACCGGAACCCCTACTATGGGGGCGAGAGCTCCTCCATcacccccctggaggag CTGTATAAGCGTTTTCAGTTGCTGGAGGGGCCCCCTGAGACAATGGGCCGGGGCCGAGACTGGAACGTTGACTTGATCCCCAAATTCCTCATGGCCAATG GGCAGCTCGTGAAGATGCTACTGTATACAGAGGTGACACGCTACCTGGACTTCAAGGTGGTGGAGGGCAGCTTTGTCTACAAGGGGGGCAAGATCTACAAAGTACCATCTACTGAGACTGAAGCCTTGGCTTCCA ACCTGATGGGCATGTTTGAGAAACGGCGCTTCCGCAAGTTCCTGGTGTTCGTGGCAAACTTTGATGAGAACGACCCCAAGACCTTTGAGGGCGTCGACCCCCAGAACACCAGCATGCGTGACGTCTACCGGAAGTTTGACTTGGGCCAGGATGTCATTGACTTCACTGGCCATGCCCTGGCGCTCTACCGCACTGATGA CTACCTGGACCAGCCATGTCTTGAGACCATCAACCGCATCAAGTTGTACAGCGAATCCCTGGCTCGGTATGGAAAGAGCCCGTATCTGTACCCACTCTATGGCCTTGGCGAGCTGCCCCAAGGCTTTGCAAG ATTGAGTGCCATCTACGGGGGGACGTACATGCTGAACAAACCAGTGGATGACATCATCATGGAGAATGGCAAGGTGGTGGGCGTGAAGTCCGAGGGTGAG GTGGCCCGCTGCAAGCAGCTGATCTGTGACCCCAGCTATGTTCCTGACCGCGTGCGGAAGGCCGGCCAGGTTATCCGTATCATCTGCATCCTCAGCCACCCGATCAAGAACACCAACGATGCCAACTCCTGCCAAATCATCATCCCCCAGAACCAGGTCAACAGGAAGTCAG ACATCTACGTGTGCATGATCTCCTATGCACACAATGTGGCCGCGCAGGGCAAGTACATTGCTATCGCCAGCACCACAGTGGAGACCACAGATCCCGAAAAGGAGGTTGAGCCGGCCCTGGAGCTGCTGGAGCCCATTGACCAGAA GTTTGTGGCCATCAGTGACTTGTACGAGCCCATCGATGATGGTTCCGAGAGCCAG GTGTTCTGTTCCTGCTCCTACGATGCCACCACACACTTTGAGACAACCTGCAACGACATCAAAGACATCTACAAGCGCATGGCAGGCTCCGCCTTTGACTTTGAGAACATGAAGCGCAAACAGAATGATGTCTTTGGGGAAGCTGACCAGTGA